A region of Blattabacterium cuenoti STAT DNA encodes the following proteins:
- the trxB gene encoding thioredoxin-disulfide reductase, with the protein MFLKKKIQDCVIIGSGPSGYSAAIYAARADMNPILFTGFQPGGQLTTTTVVDNYLGFSEGIKGVDFMKNCKDQAKRFNTEIINHSVNHVILSNKIRGNHRIFFSTEKCIESKGLIIATGSRPKFLGIHKEKKFLGLGISFCATCDGFFHKEKNVAVIGGGDTALEEAIFLSKFCKKVYLIVRKDHLKASKILQKIFLKKNNIDTLFCSKITEIIGDNFLEGINIFNHKTKTNKIVLISGLFIAIGHIPNTEIFRNELDLDEKGYVIVQKGRTITSKPGVFAAGDVQDPIYRQAITSAGTGCMAALDLEKYLYM; encoded by the coding sequence ATGTTTTTAAAAAAAAAAATACAAGATTGTGTAATTATCGGATCTGGACCTTCTGGTTATTCTGCTGCTATATATGCAGCAAGAGCTGATATGAATCCTATTCTTTTTACAGGATTTCAACCAGGAGGACAATTGACCACTACAACTGTTGTTGATAATTATCTGGGTTTTTCAGAAGGAATTAAGGGAGTCGATTTTATGAAAAATTGTAAAGATCAAGCAAAACGGTTTAATACAGAAATAATTAATCATTCTGTGAATCATGTAATTTTATCCAATAAAATAAGAGGAAATCATCGTATTTTTTTTTCTACAGAAAAATGTATAGAAAGTAAAGGTTTGATTATAGCTACAGGTTCTCGTCCAAAATTTTTGGGGATTCATAAAGAAAAAAAATTTCTAGGATTAGGAATTTCTTTTTGCGCTACTTGCGATGGTTTTTTTCATAAAGAAAAAAATGTAGCAGTGATAGGAGGGGGTGACACCGCTTTAGAAGAAGCAATCTTTTTATCAAAATTTTGTAAAAAAGTTTATTTAATAGTTAGAAAAGATCACTTAAAAGCATCTAAAATTTTGCAAAAAATTTTTTTAAAAAAAAATAATATTGATACATTATTTTGTTCTAAAATTACTGAAATTATTGGAGATAACTTTTTGGAAGGAATTAATATTTTTAATCATAAAACAAAAACTAATAAAATTGTTTTAATTAGTGGTTTATTTATTGCTATCGGTCATATTCCTAATACAGAAATTTTTAGAAATGAATTAGATTTAGATGAAAAAGGGTATGTTATTGTACAAAAAGGAAGAACTATAACCAGTAAACCTGGTGTATTTGCTGCAGGTGATGTGCAAGATCCTATTTATCGTCAAGCTATTACTTCTGCGGGAACAGGATGTATGGCTGCATTAGATTTAGAAAAATATTTATATATGTAG
- a CDS encoding type I restriction enzyme HsdR N-terminal domain-containing protein has translation MRDINFFIDKHLHLKKIKNRIHIFCVIRKKFYLFTQEEVIRQYIIFLLKKIKNYKNSNIWVEYPFKINKLNKRIDILVQVQKKPHILIECKTPKISITQKTFDQISIYNKTIKAPFLMISNGIKNFIFQIDKNKKQFFFLRKIP, from the coding sequence ATGCGTGATATAAATTTTTTTATAGATAAACATTTGCATTTAAAAAAAATAAAAAATAGAATTCATATATTTTGTGTAATCAGAAAAAAATTTTATCTTTTTACTCAAGAAGAGGTAATCCGTCAATATATAATTTTTTTATTAAAAAAGATAAAAAATTATAAAAATTCAAACATATGGGTTGAATATCCTTTTAAAATAAATAAATTAAATAAACGAATAGATATACTTGTTCAAGTTCAAAAGAAACCACATATTCTTATAGAATGCAAAACTCCAAAAATTTCTATTACACAAAAAACTTTTGATCAAATTTCTATATATAATAAAACTATTAAAGCTCCATTTTTAATGATAAGTAATGGAATAAAAAATTTTATTTTCCAAATTGATAAGAATAAAAAACAATTTTTTTTTTTAAGAAAGATTCCATAA
- the gap gene encoding type I glyceraldehyde-3-phosphate dehydrogenase encodes MMSIKIGINGIGRIGKIVLLSALNRNNIQVISINDLVSIEYLAYMLKYDSVHGSFKGNIRIENTNYLVLNEKRIKVTNEKDPKKLNWGILNVEYVIESTGLFLTKDLANAHLKSGAKKVIISAPPKDDIPMFVMGVNHKNMRKNQNIVSNASCTTNCLSPIVKVLNDNFGIYEGLMTTIHASTATQKVVDSVSIRDWRGGRSSLGNIIPSSTGAANAVGKIIPSLNGKLTGMAFRVPIADVSVLDFTVNLKTSTNFNKVKFLMKQASQTTLKGILGYTEDPVVSSDFIGDKRISIFDANSSIMLNSNFLKIVSWYDNEVGYSIKLLDLIEYMHSLSS; translated from the coding sequence ATTATGTCTATAAAAATAGGAATTAATGGAATTGGAAGAATAGGAAAGATAGTTTTATTATCTGCTTTAAATAGAAATAATATTCAAGTAATATCTATAAATGATCTAGTATCTATAGAATATTTGGCTTACATGTTAAAATATGATTCAGTTCATGGTTCTTTTAAAGGAAATATTCGTATTGAAAATACAAATTATCTCGTATTGAATGAAAAACGGATAAAAGTTACTAATGAAAAAGATCCTAAAAAACTCAATTGGGGGATTTTGAATGTGGAATATGTTATAGAGTCCACTGGACTTTTTTTAACAAAAGATTTGGCTAATGCTCATTTAAAATCAGGTGCTAAAAAAGTAATCATATCAGCTCCTCCTAAAGATGATATTCCTATGTTTGTTATGGGAGTAAATCATAAAAACATGAGAAAAAATCAAAATATTGTATCTAATGCTTCCTGCACTACTAATTGTCTTTCTCCGATTGTTAAAGTATTAAATGATAATTTTGGAATATATGAAGGATTGATGACAACAATACATGCTTCTACTGCAACTCAAAAAGTTGTTGATTCTGTTTCTATTAGAGATTGGAGAGGAGGTAGGTCTTCATTAGGGAATATAATACCATCATCAACAGGTGCGGCTAATGCAGTAGGTAAAATTATTCCTAGTTTAAATGGAAAACTAACAGGAATGGCTTTTAGAGTCCCTATTGCAGATGTTTCTGTTTTGGATTTTACAGTAAATTTAAAAACTAGCACAAATTTTAATAAAGTTAAATTTCTAATGAAACAGGCTTCTCAAACTACATTAAAAGGAATATTAGGATATACAGAAGATCCTGTTGTTTCATCTGATTTTATAGGGGATAAAAGAATTTCTATTTTTGATGCTAATTCTAGTATTATGTTAAATTCCAACTTTTTAAAAATTGTGTCTTGGTACGACAATGAAGTTGGTTATTCTATAAAATTATTAGATCTTATTGAGTATATGCATTCTTTATCATCATAA